One Poecilia reticulata strain Guanapo linkage group LG4, Guppy_female_1.0+MT, whole genome shotgun sequence genomic window carries:
- the dbt gene encoding lipoamide acyltransferase component of branched-chain alpha-keto acid dehydrogenase complex, mitochondrial isoform X3 produces MAAVTRGSFSALRVLLTQQYRRRSFGPQNLRLSRTEPVPSRWAASLQTSCSRTLHTAMARCRPVVQFKLSDIGEGIMEVTVKEWYVKEGDRVSQFDSICEVQSDKASVTITSRYDGVIRRLYYDADATALVGKPLVDIETESASELSQEDVVETPAMAREEHTHQQIKGHKTQATPAVRRLAMENNIKLSEVVGTGKDGRILKEDILNFLAKQTGAILPPAPLFQEIQTPGPAPTAAPALSAPAGVRPPPATPRPVFTGKDVTEPLKGFHRAMVKTMTAALKIPHFGYCDEVDLSRLVLLRSELKPVAERRGVKLSYLPFFIKAASLSLLHFPVLNSTLDEGCQNITFKASHNIGVAMDTSQGLLVPSVKSVQLLSVFQVAQELTRLQALGAAGQLGTAELSGGTFTLSNIGSIGGTYAKPVILPPEVAIGALGKIQVGSRTEPVPGLHECWSRPGSTVLTGVNPPHRGQRS; encoded by the exons ATGGCGGCGGTGACCAGAGGATCCTTCAGCGCTCTCAGAGTTCTG CTGACCCAGCAGTACCGCCGGAGGAGTTTTGGACCCCAGAACCTCAGGCTGAGCAGAACCGAGCCGGTGCCGTCCAGATGGGCCGCGTCGCTGCAGACGTCTTGCAGCAGGACGCTGCACACCGCCATGG CGCGGTGCCGACCCGTGGTCCAGTTCAAGCTGTCCGACATCGGAGAGGGCATCATGGAGGTCACGGTCAAGGAGTG GTACGTGAAGGAGGGGGACAGGGTGTCCCAGTTTGACAGCATCTGCGAGGTCCAGAGCGACAAGGCGTCCGTCACCATCACCAGCCGCTACGACGGCGTCATCAGGAGGCTGTACTACGACGCCGACGCCACCGCCCTGGTGGGCAAGCCGCTGGTGGACATCGAGACGGAGTCTGCATCAG AGCTGAGCCAGGAGGATGTGGTGGAGACGCCCGCCATGGCCCGTGAGGAGCACACCCACCAACAGATCAAAGGTCACAAGACCCAGGCCACGCCCGCTGTCCGCCGCCTCGCCATGGAGAACAAC ATCAAGCTCAGTGAGGTGGTGGGGACAGGGAAGGACGGACGCATCCTGAAGGAGGACATCCTGAACTTCCTGGCCAAGCAGACCGGCGCCATCTTGCCTCCAGCTCCTCTCTTCCAGGAGATCCAGACGCCAGGCCCCGCCCCCACCGCCGCACCAGCCCTCAGCGCCCCCGCTGGGGTCAGACCTCCACCTGCGACCCCCAGACCCGTCTTCACCGGGAAGGATGTGACGGAGCCGCTCAAAG GTTTCCACAGAGCCATGGTGAAGACGATGACGGCGGCGCTGAAGATCCCTCACTTTGGTTACTGTGACGAGGTTGACCTGAGCCGATTGGTTCTGCTGCGGTCCGAACTGAAGCCGGTCGCTGAGAGACGCGGCGTCAAACTGAGCTACCTGCCGTTCTTCATCAAG GCCGCCTCCCTCAGCCTGCTTCACTTCCCCGTCCTGAACTCCACGCTGGACGAAGGCTGCCAGAACATCACTTTCAAG GCGTCCCATAACATCGGCGTTGCCATGGACACCAGCCAGGGCCTGCTGGTCCCCAGCGTGAAGAGCGTCCAGCTGCTCAGCGTCTTCCAGGTGGCCCAGGAGTTGACCCGGCTGCAGGCGCTGGGCGCCGCCGGCCAGCTGGGGACGGCCGAGCTGAGCGGGGGAACCTTCACTCTGTCCAACATCGGATCG ATCGGAGGGACGTACGCCAAGCCGGTCATTCTTCCTCCAGAGGTCGCCATCGGAGCGCTGGGGAAAATCCAGGTTGGTTCCAGAACCGAACCCGTTCCAGGTCTGCATGAGTGTTGGTCCAGACCGGG GTCAACGGTCCTGACCGGGGTCAACCCTCCACACCGGGGTCAACGGTCCTGA
- the dbt gene encoding lipoamide acyltransferase component of branched-chain alpha-keto acid dehydrogenase complex, mitochondrial isoform X1 yields the protein MAAVTRGSFSALRVLLTQQYRRRSFGPQNLRLSRTEPVPSRWAASLQTSCSRTLHTAMARCRPVVQFKLSDIGEGIMEVTVKEWYVKEGDRVSQFDSICEVQSDKASVTITSRYDGVIRRLYYDADATALVGKPLVDIETESASELSQEDVVETPAMAREEHTHQQIKGHKTQATPAVRRLAMENNIKLSEVVGTGKDGRILKEDILNFLAKQTGAILPPAPLFQEIQTPGPAPTAAPALSAPAGVRPPPATPRPVFTGKDVTEPLKGFHRAMVKTMTAALKIPHFGYCDEVDLSRLVLLRSELKPVAERRGVKLSYLPFFIKAASLSLLHFPVLNSTLDEGCQNITFKASHNIGVAMDTSQGLLVPSVKSVQLLSVFQVAQELTRLQALGAAGQLGTAELSGGTFTLSNIGSIGGTYAKPVILPPEVAIGALGKIQVLPRFGPDGQVKAAHIMKVSWSADHRLIDGATMCRFSNLWREYLENPASMVLDLK from the exons ATGGCGGCGGTGACCAGAGGATCCTTCAGCGCTCTCAGAGTTCTG CTGACCCAGCAGTACCGCCGGAGGAGTTTTGGACCCCAGAACCTCAGGCTGAGCAGAACCGAGCCGGTGCCGTCCAGATGGGCCGCGTCGCTGCAGACGTCTTGCAGCAGGACGCTGCACACCGCCATGG CGCGGTGCCGACCCGTGGTCCAGTTCAAGCTGTCCGACATCGGAGAGGGCATCATGGAGGTCACGGTCAAGGAGTG GTACGTGAAGGAGGGGGACAGGGTGTCCCAGTTTGACAGCATCTGCGAGGTCCAGAGCGACAAGGCGTCCGTCACCATCACCAGCCGCTACGACGGCGTCATCAGGAGGCTGTACTACGACGCCGACGCCACCGCCCTGGTGGGCAAGCCGCTGGTGGACATCGAGACGGAGTCTGCATCAG AGCTGAGCCAGGAGGATGTGGTGGAGACGCCCGCCATGGCCCGTGAGGAGCACACCCACCAACAGATCAAAGGTCACAAGACCCAGGCCACGCCCGCTGTCCGCCGCCTCGCCATGGAGAACAAC ATCAAGCTCAGTGAGGTGGTGGGGACAGGGAAGGACGGACGCATCCTGAAGGAGGACATCCTGAACTTCCTGGCCAAGCAGACCGGCGCCATCTTGCCTCCAGCTCCTCTCTTCCAGGAGATCCAGACGCCAGGCCCCGCCCCCACCGCCGCACCAGCCCTCAGCGCCCCCGCTGGGGTCAGACCTCCACCTGCGACCCCCAGACCCGTCTTCACCGGGAAGGATGTGACGGAGCCGCTCAAAG GTTTCCACAGAGCCATGGTGAAGACGATGACGGCGGCGCTGAAGATCCCTCACTTTGGTTACTGTGACGAGGTTGACCTGAGCCGATTGGTTCTGCTGCGGTCCGAACTGAAGCCGGTCGCTGAGAGACGCGGCGTCAAACTGAGCTACCTGCCGTTCTTCATCAAG GCCGCCTCCCTCAGCCTGCTTCACTTCCCCGTCCTGAACTCCACGCTGGACGAAGGCTGCCAGAACATCACTTTCAAG GCGTCCCATAACATCGGCGTTGCCATGGACACCAGCCAGGGCCTGCTGGTCCCCAGCGTGAAGAGCGTCCAGCTGCTCAGCGTCTTCCAGGTGGCCCAGGAGTTGACCCGGCTGCAGGCGCTGGGCGCCGCCGGCCAGCTGGGGACGGCCGAGCTGAGCGGGGGAACCTTCACTCTGTCCAACATCGGATCG ATCGGAGGGACGTACGCCAAGCCGGTCATTCTTCCTCCAGAGGTCGCCATCGGAGCGCTGGGGAAAATCCAG GTTCTGCCTCGGTTCGGCCCAGACGGTCAGGTGAAGGCGGCCCACATCATGAAGGTGAGCTGGTCGGCGGATCACCGCCTCATCGACGGCGCCACCATGTGTCGCTTCTCCAACCTGTGGCGGGAGTACCTGGAGAACCCGGCCAGCATGGTTCTGGACCTGAAATAG
- the dbt gene encoding lipoamide acyltransferase component of branched-chain alpha-keto acid dehydrogenase complex, mitochondrial isoform X2, producing the protein MLTQQYRRRSFGPQNLRLSRTEPVPSRWAASLQTSCSRTLHTAMARCRPVVQFKLSDIGEGIMEVTVKEWYVKEGDRVSQFDSICEVQSDKASVTITSRYDGVIRRLYYDADATALVGKPLVDIETESASELSQEDVVETPAMAREEHTHQQIKGHKTQATPAVRRLAMENNIKLSEVVGTGKDGRILKEDILNFLAKQTGAILPPAPLFQEIQTPGPAPTAAPALSAPAGVRPPPATPRPVFTGKDVTEPLKGFHRAMVKTMTAALKIPHFGYCDEVDLSRLVLLRSELKPVAERRGVKLSYLPFFIKAASLSLLHFPVLNSTLDEGCQNITFKASHNIGVAMDTSQGLLVPSVKSVQLLSVFQVAQELTRLQALGAAGQLGTAELSGGTFTLSNIGSIGGTYAKPVILPPEVAIGALGKIQVLPRFGPDGQVKAAHIMKVSWSADHRLIDGATMCRFSNLWREYLENPASMVLDLK; encoded by the exons ATG CTGACCCAGCAGTACCGCCGGAGGAGTTTTGGACCCCAGAACCTCAGGCTGAGCAGAACCGAGCCGGTGCCGTCCAGATGGGCCGCGTCGCTGCAGACGTCTTGCAGCAGGACGCTGCACACCGCCATGG CGCGGTGCCGACCCGTGGTCCAGTTCAAGCTGTCCGACATCGGAGAGGGCATCATGGAGGTCACGGTCAAGGAGTG GTACGTGAAGGAGGGGGACAGGGTGTCCCAGTTTGACAGCATCTGCGAGGTCCAGAGCGACAAGGCGTCCGTCACCATCACCAGCCGCTACGACGGCGTCATCAGGAGGCTGTACTACGACGCCGACGCCACCGCCCTGGTGGGCAAGCCGCTGGTGGACATCGAGACGGAGTCTGCATCAG AGCTGAGCCAGGAGGATGTGGTGGAGACGCCCGCCATGGCCCGTGAGGAGCACACCCACCAACAGATCAAAGGTCACAAGACCCAGGCCACGCCCGCTGTCCGCCGCCTCGCCATGGAGAACAAC ATCAAGCTCAGTGAGGTGGTGGGGACAGGGAAGGACGGACGCATCCTGAAGGAGGACATCCTGAACTTCCTGGCCAAGCAGACCGGCGCCATCTTGCCTCCAGCTCCTCTCTTCCAGGAGATCCAGACGCCAGGCCCCGCCCCCACCGCCGCACCAGCCCTCAGCGCCCCCGCTGGGGTCAGACCTCCACCTGCGACCCCCAGACCCGTCTTCACCGGGAAGGATGTGACGGAGCCGCTCAAAG GTTTCCACAGAGCCATGGTGAAGACGATGACGGCGGCGCTGAAGATCCCTCACTTTGGTTACTGTGACGAGGTTGACCTGAGCCGATTGGTTCTGCTGCGGTCCGAACTGAAGCCGGTCGCTGAGAGACGCGGCGTCAAACTGAGCTACCTGCCGTTCTTCATCAAG GCCGCCTCCCTCAGCCTGCTTCACTTCCCCGTCCTGAACTCCACGCTGGACGAAGGCTGCCAGAACATCACTTTCAAG GCGTCCCATAACATCGGCGTTGCCATGGACACCAGCCAGGGCCTGCTGGTCCCCAGCGTGAAGAGCGTCCAGCTGCTCAGCGTCTTCCAGGTGGCCCAGGAGTTGACCCGGCTGCAGGCGCTGGGCGCCGCCGGCCAGCTGGGGACGGCCGAGCTGAGCGGGGGAACCTTCACTCTGTCCAACATCGGATCG ATCGGAGGGACGTACGCCAAGCCGGTCATTCTTCCTCCAGAGGTCGCCATCGGAGCGCTGGGGAAAATCCAG GTTCTGCCTCGGTTCGGCCCAGACGGTCAGGTGAAGGCGGCCCACATCATGAAGGTGAGCTGGTCGGCGGATCACCGCCTCATCGACGGCGCCACCATGTGTCGCTTCTCCAACCTGTGGCGGGAGTACCTGGAGAACCCGGCCAGCATGGTTCTGGACCTGAAATAG